One genomic segment of Helianthus annuus cultivar XRQ/B chromosome 14, HanXRQr2.0-SUNRISE, whole genome shotgun sequence includes these proteins:
- the LOC110910366 gene encoding UBP1-associated protein 2A, which translates to MAKKRKTRASQPSQDQPPVDEQPVAVKEEEQEPEEEEPYEENQEEINEQDEEEQEEEEQSDEETTGNDVKEVKIESNGEDLTEEPVEKLLEPFSKEQLVLLMKEAVSKYPDLIGSVEKIADADPAHRKIFVHGLGWDTTTETLIREYSKYGEIEDCKAVVDKTTGKSKGYGFILFKHRAGARKALKEPQKKIGNRITSCQLASAGPVPAPPPNGPQVSEYTQRKIFVSNVAAEIDPQKLTEFFAKFGEIEEGPLGLDKQTGKPKGFALFVYKSIESAKKALEEPHKIFEGHTLNCQKAVDGPKPVKGGFGQHQQFGGHHHQPSKKAKYSGGRGGGAGQGHMMASSGPPVGYSPPIPPQGALTPVLGQALTAFLASQGAGLGIGNLLGGLGAPANPQGMPHVGSNPGYGNQGGAGYQQGGYANPQMGQGGSRPQQGGGYMGQGH; encoded by the coding sequence ATGGCCAAGAAGCGAAAGACTCGAGCTTCACAACCGTCACAAGATCAACCACCGGTCGACGAACAACCCGTCGCCGTTAAGGAAGAAGAACAAGAGCCAGAAGAAGAAGAACCCTATGAAGAAAATCAAGAAGAAATCAATGAACAAGACGAGGAggaacaagaagaagaagaacaatcCGACGAAGAAACCACCGGAAACGACGTCAAAGAAGTTAAAATTGAATCCAACGGTGAAGATTTAACCGAAGAACCCGTAGAGAAGCTTCTGGAACCGTTTTCGAAAGAACAATTGGTCTTATTAATGAAAGAGGCGGTTTCCAAGTATCCGGATTTAATCGGGAGTGTCGAAAAGATAGCCGATGCAGATCCGGCTCACCGAAAGATATTCGTTCACGGTTTAGGGTGGGATACGACAACTGAAACGTTAATTAGAGAGTATTCAAAGTACGGTGAGATTGAGGATTGTAAAGCTGTAGTGGATAAGACGACTGGTAAGTCGAAAGGATACGGGTTTATATTGTTTAAACATAGAGCGGGTGCGAGGAAGGCGTTGAAGGAGCCGCAGAAGAAGATTGGGAACAGGATTACTTCGTGTCAGTTGGCGTCTGCAGGGCCGGTTCCAGCCCCTCCACCGAATGGGCCTCAGGTGTCGGAGTATACGCAGAGGAAGATTTTTGTGAGTAATGTGGCGGCCGAGATTGATCCGCAGAAGCTTACGGAGTTTTTCGCCAAGTTTGGGGAGATTGAGGAGGGGCCATTGGGGTTGGATAAGCAGACGGGGAAGCCGAAGGGGTTTGCGTTGTTTGTGTATAAGAGCATTGAGAGTGCGAAGAAGGCGTTGGAGGAGCCGCATAAGATATTCGAAGGGCATACTTTGAATTGTCAGAAAGCGGTTGATGGGCCGAAACCGGTGAAAGGGGGTTTTGGTCAACATCAGCAGTTTGGTGGGCATCATCATCAACCGTCGAAGAAGGCGAAGTATTCTGGCGGCAGAGGTGGTGGTGCAGGGCAAGGTCATATGATGGCGTCTTCTGGACCGCCTGTGGGATATTCGCCTCCTATTCCGCCACAGGGGGCGTTGACTCCTGTTTTGGGGCAGGCGTTGACTGCCTTTTTGGCTTCGCAGGGAGCGGGGCTTGGAATTGGTAATCTTTTAGGAGGTCTCGGTGCGCCTGCGAACCCGCAGGGGATGCCGCATGTTGGGAGCAATCCTGGGTACGGGAATCAAGGCGGTGCGGGGTATCAGCAAGGTGGGTATGCTAATCCACAGATGGGTCAAGGAGGCAGCAGGCCACAACAAGGTGGTGGATATATGGGCCAGGGTCACTAG